The DNA sequence TTCTTTTCCTCATGGCTGCCCGCCCCCTGCTTTCTCGGTCCCGCAGTTTATTCAGATTGTGATTTCGATGACATTTTTTTCCGGGTCGAGGAACATGCTTTCATAATAGCCGTCACCCGTCACGCGCGGTTGGCTTTTGCACGTGTACCCTGCTTTGATGAGCCTGTCCGTGAAATAATCGACGTTCTGTTTGCTGCCGACGGAGACGGCCAGATGCGCCCAGCCCAGCATATCAAGGGGATAGCGTTCATTGACATTTATCCTTTTCATAAGCTCCAAACGGGCCCCTCCTTCACGGAAAGTAATAAAGTAAGATTGGAAATCTTTTTCAGGATTACGGTATAATTTGTTGGCCTTGCCGTCAAAAAAACGAACATAAAAATCGCGCATCAGCTCCAAATCTTCCACCCACAATGCAACATGTTCAATCTTCATCGTTATTCACGTCCTCTCAATCATCCTTGCCGGTGCGCTGGAAACAAACTCTGCGCGGATGGCCTGCAAAAAAACATCCCGGAACCCCTTTTTCGACTTGCAGTAAAAGCGTTTCCTCAATTTGATTTTATCATATCGCAGCCGCATATGCGCTCCTGGAAGCATCCGCACTCACCGTCAACTAATGTGTCTTTTTTGCCATTTTTTTCAAAGCATTTTCTCAGCATCCACTCAGAATATGATTGACAGACTGATTTGTATTTGATAGTGTGGAAGTAACAAAATACGATTCGATGTGATGAAGAGGTCGCGGTTAACAATCAGTAAGGGATTCCCTGAAAGGTGTTGCTGCCGAAATACTCTGTATTGGGGCCAAGATTGAACAAATCTGGCACTGTCGGACAAAGCCGCCCAGCTTTGTTCGGTGAGCTTCTCACATTGGGGCAAATTGGTGGAATTCACTATATGGATGCAACGCTTCAGCTTAAGCAGCCTGTTTTGAACGACTATGAGACCATTTGCTCATAGTCGTTTTTTGTCTATTCACAAATAAAAAATAGAATTCAGGAGGAAGATAAGCATGGCTATTTTTGAAGGATCAGGCGTCGCAATCGTCACGCCGTTTAA is a window from the uncultured Trichococcus sp. genome containing:
- a CDS encoding VOC family protein, translated to MKIEHVALWVEDLELMRDFYVRFFDGKANKLYRNPEKDFQSYFITFREGGARLELMKRINVNERYPLDMLGWAHLAVSVGSKQNVDYFTDRLIKAGYTCKSQPRVTGDGYYESMFLDPEKNVIEITI